Proteins encoded within one genomic window of Rubripirellula tenax:
- a CDS encoding alpha/beta hydrolase, with translation MKCIAVATMCLPLMPVTKVSADEGLVFDSNSVIPSDAGDRLWVLSTRRLTSDVCRADLDSPSFDIDGLDACGNRWGSSLDEYLAKRADGRRTVIYVHGNRMEPCDAIERGLTVYQRVSQFRQNDPVDWLIFSWPSEQVGILARDVRIKADRADAEGLYLAWLLRKHAEYGTPTSLIGYSFGGRVVTGSLHALAGGSLGGRSLPGPPVTGLSFDAGLVAPAIASNWMNRNGYHSLATQNLEKLLLYYNQRDAVLKRYWLIDRVRGQAALGYSGPTSFAPRADGTKLPVKSRDCSPIVGLQHSEVDYYQAPCRAGRGMALMIDGDWTGF, from the coding sequence GTGAAGTGCATCGCCGTTGCGACGATGTGCTTGCCGCTGATGCCCGTGACGAAGGTGTCCGCCGATGAAGGTTTGGTCTTTGACAGTAACTCTGTCATTCCATCGGACGCCGGCGATCGACTGTGGGTATTGAGTACCCGTCGATTGACCAGCGACGTTTGCCGTGCCGATCTGGATTCACCTTCCTTCGATATCGACGGACTCGACGCCTGTGGGAACCGATGGGGATCGAGTCTGGACGAATACCTAGCGAAGCGCGCAGACGGACGGCGAACCGTCATTTATGTCCACGGCAATCGTATGGAGCCTTGCGATGCGATCGAACGAGGGTTGACCGTCTACCAACGCGTTTCCCAGTTTCGACAGAACGACCCCGTAGACTGGCTGATCTTTAGCTGGCCCAGCGAACAAGTCGGCATTTTGGCTCGCGACGTAAGAATCAAAGCAGACCGCGCCGATGCGGAAGGCCTTTACCTGGCTTGGCTACTGCGCAAACACGCCGAATATGGCACGCCCACATCGTTGATCGGCTACAGTTTCGGAGGCCGCGTCGTAACGGGTTCGCTGCATGCCCTGGCTGGTGGCTCTCTTGGCGGACGTTCACTTCCCGGACCGCCCGTGACCGGTTTGTCCTTTGACGCAGGGTTGGTCGCACCGGCGATCGCGAGCAACTGGATGAACCGAAACGGCTACCATTCTCTTGCAACGCAGAACTTGGAAAAGCTGCTCCTTTACTACAATCAACGTGATGCCGTGCTGAAGCGATATTGGTTGATCGATCGTGTACGAGGCCAAGCCGCACTGGGCTACTCGGGCCCAACGTCCTTCGCACCTCGGGCGGATGGCACGAAGCTGCCGGTCAAATCGCGTGACTGTTCGCCCATCGTGGGCCTTCAGCATTCCGAAGTCGACTACTATCAAGCTCCCTGCCGCGCGGGCCGCGGCATGGCTTTGATGATCGACGGCGATTGGACCGGGTTCTAG
- a CDS encoding aminotransferase class IV: MATSPLSRISFFSGNWIEHDRMVVSIDDIGFRQSVTVVERLRTYNQRPFQFEAHWKRWQSSLDALAIDDTPTREAMTSITDELLHRNRDWVNSNGDVGITWFATPGLMGTSPHERVPTIGIHLNPIDHDRNVAKQTIGQPLVITSVRQQPDDAWPRAIKVRCRLHYFRADQMAQAVDPHAVGVLIDDDGSVTDTSIANLAIVEGGSIVSPEADQVLASVSQAVVEQIAHEFNIAWRKERVRPDRITQADEVLLMGTDCGVWFANRVGTADIHGRRPGPVFQRISNHSIWNG; this comes from the coding sequence ATGGCAACGTCTCCTTTATCACGAATCAGTTTTTTCAGCGGAAACTGGATCGAACACGATCGCATGGTCGTGTCGATCGATGACATAGGGTTTCGGCAATCCGTCACAGTTGTCGAACGACTGCGCACCTATAACCAACGTCCCTTCCAGTTCGAAGCTCATTGGAAACGCTGGCAGTCCTCGCTCGATGCGTTAGCGATCGACGACACACCCACGCGCGAAGCCATGACTTCGATCACCGATGAACTGCTTCATCGAAATCGCGATTGGGTTAACTCGAATGGCGACGTGGGCATCACTTGGTTTGCGACACCCGGGTTAATGGGGACATCGCCCCATGAACGCGTACCAACGATCGGAATTCATCTGAATCCGATCGACCATGATCGAAATGTCGCCAAACAAACCATCGGGCAACCGCTGGTGATTACAAGCGTTCGTCAGCAACCCGACGACGCTTGGCCAAGAGCGATCAAGGTGCGATGCCGTTTACACTATTTTCGAGCCGACCAAATGGCACAGGCTGTCGATCCACATGCCGTCGGAGTTCTGATCGATGACGACGGGTCGGTTACCGACACCAGCATCGCCAACCTTGCCATTGTGGAAGGCGGCTCGATCGTCTCACCCGAAGCCGATCAAGTCCTGGCCAGCGTGTCGCAAGCGGTCGTCGAACAAATCGCCCATGAATTCAACATCGCCTGGCGAAAAGAACGCGTGCGCCCGGACCGCATCACCCAGGCGGACGAAGTGCTGTTGATGGGCACCGATTGTGGGGTCTGGTTCGCCAATCGCGTCGGCACGGCAGACATCCATGGACGTCGACCGGGCCCTGTTTTCCAGCGAATTTCGAACCATTCGATTTGGAACGGATAG
- a CDS encoding amidohydrolase family protein codes for MTPLRQLLICLGFAWLASISVAQSPTSTRPVEGLRTAQPTCVLLQGGEVVSHPGAPPVRNDVLIRGTMIADVGMELDVPTGTQPIDVSGKTLYAGLIDAMHDVQVPLDAAQSTDYWNSNITPQLRAATSINSSDADAKKLREQGIVAQLMAPKDGIVKGTSCLVLMVDAEDPQRLFRSDVFQHATLTVPRGKSRDRYPSSPMGATALLRQSLYDAIWYREANRVSTANPGLSRPQRNVALDALQQTFQSQTLVIDAANERMILRALDVADEFSLPVLLRGSGREYREIDAIARPGLMVLLPVDFPEPPSAATESSVRSTELVDWMHWHFAPENPSRLNTAGVDFCLTTDGLDDPGKFLEKIRVAIERGLDPIVAHASVTTTPAQWMKVDDKLGRIESGMWANLVVTDGDLFGEKTKVLETWVAGQRFVIEENGKDDRLLGRWAVALKSANASVPATLAIEKNDKGWAAKIEREKSAYEDSPESKEDTAGKETKSIEVKLKDVIRDRVRLHATLNLASLGKEFDEGVWRLEILTVNHIGDTEPTSDSFATLTSPSGTQQQLKLKRLENEVDDKGEDDDASKSTTVQGEESLADDTDIDTIELNHPLGAQGFVNPPTVHSAILFRGATLWTCGPSGKLDRADIIVRDGKITEIGVDLAVPKPCHVVDASGKHITPGLIDCHSHIATDGGINETGQAVTAEVRIGDFIDNSDIAIYRQLAGGVTTANIMHGSANPIGGQSQTIKFRWGASMNDMKFAGAAPGIKFALGENVKRSSDRYPTTRMGVEQLLRDQFLAARQYEADRKAWQAGQRSSLPPRRDLQMDALAEVQHGDRWIHCHSYRQDEIVATLDVLEEFNIRIGTLQHILEGYKVADRIAAHGAMASSFADWWAYKFEVFDAIPYNGVLMHDAGVVVSYNSDDPELGRHLNTEAAKATKYGGVPEEEALKFVTLNPAKQLRIDDRVGSIEVGKDADLVIWSGRPLSTTTRCEQTWIDGRIYFSIADDAKRRQRDQKIRNQLIQLAIGKKKDTQPDTKAKPLPDDAANETPEEVAEEDRWLRFDEFCNTNQRTGASQ; via the coding sequence ATGACGCCGCTGCGCCAACTTCTCATTTGCCTCGGATTTGCGTGGCTCGCATCGATCTCGGTCGCCCAATCGCCGACGTCGACGCGGCCTGTCGAAGGCTTGCGTACTGCCCAGCCGACCTGTGTCCTCCTTCAAGGCGGCGAGGTCGTTTCGCATCCGGGTGCCCCACCTGTTCGCAATGACGTCCTGATCCGTGGCACCATGATCGCCGATGTAGGAATGGAGTTGGACGTTCCGACGGGAACGCAACCGATCGATGTTAGTGGCAAGACGCTGTATGCCGGTTTGATCGATGCGATGCACGATGTGCAGGTCCCTCTCGACGCGGCCCAATCGACGGACTATTGGAATTCGAACATCACTCCTCAACTTCGCGCCGCGACATCGATCAACAGTTCGGACGCCGATGCGAAAAAGTTGCGAGAGCAGGGAATCGTCGCTCAGTTGATGGCACCGAAGGATGGCATCGTGAAGGGAACCAGTTGCTTGGTGCTGATGGTCGATGCAGAAGACCCGCAGCGATTGTTCCGAAGCGACGTGTTTCAACATGCGACCCTGACCGTACCTCGCGGCAAGTCGCGTGATCGGTACCCGAGTTCACCGATGGGCGCAACGGCGCTGCTTCGCCAATCACTGTACGATGCGATTTGGTATCGCGAAGCCAACCGAGTCTCGACTGCGAACCCAGGCCTGTCGAGGCCCCAACGCAACGTCGCACTGGATGCACTGCAACAGACCTTTCAATCGCAAACGCTTGTGATCGATGCGGCGAACGAACGCATGATCCTTCGCGCGCTCGACGTCGCCGACGAATTTTCGTTGCCGGTGCTTCTGCGTGGCAGCGGACGCGAGTACCGCGAGATCGATGCCATTGCCCGCCCCGGGCTGATGGTGCTGCTGCCCGTTGATTTCCCCGAACCGCCGTCGGCGGCGACAGAGTCGTCCGTTCGCAGCACAGAGCTGGTGGATTGGATGCACTGGCACTTCGCACCCGAAAACCCGTCGCGGCTAAACACCGCAGGCGTTGACTTTTGCTTGACCACCGACGGCTTAGATGACCCGGGCAAGTTCCTTGAAAAGATTCGCGTTGCGATCGAGCGTGGTCTCGATCCGATCGTTGCACACGCGTCCGTCACCACAACGCCAGCCCAGTGGATGAAAGTCGACGACAAACTGGGGCGCATCGAATCCGGCATGTGGGCAAACCTTGTCGTGACTGATGGCGACTTGTTTGGCGAGAAAACGAAGGTGCTCGAAACCTGGGTCGCCGGACAGCGTTTCGTCATTGAAGAAAATGGGAAAGACGATCGGCTGCTGGGTAGGTGGGCGGTAGCTCTGAAGTCTGCGAACGCTTCAGTTCCAGCGACTCTGGCAATCGAAAAGAATGACAAGGGTTGGGCTGCGAAGATCGAACGAGAAAAATCCGCGTATGAAGATTCGCCCGAATCGAAGGAAGACACTGCTGGCAAAGAAACAAAGTCGATCGAGGTCAAACTGAAAGACGTGATCCGCGATCGCGTGCGACTGCACGCAACCTTGAATCTGGCCTCGCTTGGTAAAGAGTTTGACGAAGGTGTCTGGCGATTGGAAATTTTGACGGTCAATCACATAGGCGACACCGAACCTACATCCGATTCCTTCGCAACGTTGACATCACCGTCGGGGACGCAACAACAGCTGAAACTGAAACGACTTGAAAACGAGGTCGACGACAAAGGCGAAGACGACGATGCGTCGAAATCGACAACCGTTCAAGGCGAAGAATCGCTAGCGGACGACACTGACATCGACACCATCGAATTGAATCATCCGCTGGGTGCCCAAGGTTTCGTCAATCCGCCAACCGTTCACTCGGCGATTCTGTTTCGCGGCGCGACCTTGTGGACGTGCGGACCATCCGGAAAACTCGATCGTGCGGACATCATCGTACGCGACGGAAAAATCACCGAGATCGGCGTCGACCTGGCCGTACCGAAACCGTGCCATGTTGTCGACGCGAGTGGAAAGCACATCACACCGGGATTGATCGATTGCCACTCTCACATCGCGACCGACGGCGGCATCAATGAAACGGGACAAGCGGTAACGGCCGAAGTTCGCATTGGCGATTTCATCGACAACTCGGACATCGCCATCTATCGACAACTCGCCGGCGGTGTCACCACGGCCAACATCATGCACGGATCGGCCAACCCGATCGGCGGACAAAGCCAAACGATCAAGTTTCGCTGGGGCGCATCGATGAACGACATGAAGTTCGCCGGCGCTGCACCGGGCATTAAGTTTGCGCTCGGTGAGAACGTCAAACGATCGAGCGACCGCTATCCGACGACACGAATGGGTGTCGAGCAATTGCTGCGCGACCAATTCTTGGCGGCCAGACAATACGAAGCTGACCGAAAAGCGTGGCAAGCCGGCCAGCGGTCGTCGTTGCCGCCGCGTCGTGATTTGCAAATGGACGCCCTAGCCGAAGTCCAGCACGGCGATCGATGGATCCATTGCCATAGCTATCGGCAGGATGAAATCGTCGCGACGCTGGACGTCTTGGAAGAGTTCAACATTCGCATCGGAACTTTGCAACACATTCTGGAAGGCTACAAAGTCGCTGATCGAATCGCCGCACACGGCGCGATGGCATCGTCCTTCGCAGATTGGTGGGCTTACAAGTTCGAAGTCTTCGACGCCATTCCGTACAACGGCGTTCTGATGCACGATGCCGGCGTCGTTGTTTCCTACAACAGCGACGACCCGGAACTCGGTCGCCATTTGAATACCGAAGCCGCCAAAGCAACGAAGTACGGTGGCGTACCGGAGGAAGAAGCCTTGAAGTTCGTGACTCTCAACCCGGCAAAGCAACTGCGGATCGACGACCGAGTCGGATCGATCGAAGTTGGCAAAGATGCTGACCTTGTGATCTGGAGCGGTCGCCCGTTGTCGACGACGACGCGATGCGAACAGACGTGGATCGACGGGCGAATTTACTTTTCGATCGCTGACGACGCGAAACGGCGTCAACGCGATCAAAAAATCCGAAACCAGCTCATACAACTTGCAATCGGAAAGAAGAAAGACACACAGCCCGACACCAAGGCAAAGCCGCTGCCTGATGACGCGGCGAACGAAACGCCAGAGGAGGTGGCAGAAGAAGATCGCTGGTTGCGATTCGATGAATTCTGCAACACGAATCAACGCACCGGAGCTTCGCAATGA
- a CDS encoding amidohydrolase family protein, translated as MMTVSRWHCLLACLAIAIAATLEANDQVPGEPQSNPILIRGATIHRVDEATIPVGSVLFDAGKIVAVDVRIDPPAGCVVVDGTGKHVYPGLIESMTDLGLREILSVGETSDSNERGERNPNVRSWVAVNPDSELIPVARAGGIMIAHVSPGGPFLRGQTAVMQMDGWTVSDMNLLAPAGLGVNWESLQPRDKDAKEEAKKRDDKLQSLDDWLDEAKRYGEARTDGTIEIVSDVKLESLLPVLRRERPLFVEANHQSTIESAVAYAVGRDLSLVIYGGYDAVECADLLKRYEVPVIVAGTYRLPLHRHDAFDAAYTLPARLRKAGIRFAIAGEGLGYPGGSSNARNLPYHAANAVAYGLSRDDAVAAMTMSAADILGIGDRVGSVTAGKDATLIVCDGDILETETNVIDAFIQGRRVDLTSRHTMLFEKYKKKYSRQSR; from the coding sequence ATGATGACTGTATCACGATGGCATTGTTTGTTGGCATGCTTGGCGATCGCGATCGCCGCGACGCTAGAAGCAAATGATCAGGTTCCCGGAGAACCGCAATCGAACCCGATCCTGATTCGCGGTGCCACGATCCATCGCGTCGACGAGGCTACGATCCCCGTCGGTTCGGTGCTGTTCGACGCGGGCAAAATTGTTGCTGTGGACGTACGCATCGATCCGCCGGCCGGATGCGTTGTCGTGGATGGCACGGGCAAGCACGTGTACCCCGGCTTGATCGAATCGATGACGGACCTGGGGCTTCGAGAGATTCTGTCGGTCGGCGAAACCAGTGACAGCAACGAGCGAGGCGAAAGAAATCCGAACGTGCGTTCCTGGGTCGCGGTCAATCCCGACAGCGAATTGATCCCCGTCGCACGAGCGGGCGGCATCATGATCGCACACGTGTCACCGGGCGGGCCGTTCCTTCGCGGCCAAACGGCGGTGATGCAGATGGACGGTTGGACGGTCAGCGACATGAACTTGTTGGCGCCGGCGGGATTGGGCGTCAACTGGGAATCGCTGCAGCCTCGCGACAAGGACGCCAAAGAAGAAGCGAAAAAACGCGACGACAAACTGCAGTCACTGGACGATTGGCTGGATGAAGCAAAGCGTTATGGCGAAGCTCGCACCGACGGCACGATCGAGATCGTTTCCGATGTCAAATTGGAATCGTTGTTGCCAGTTTTACGACGCGAGCGACCGTTGTTCGTCGAAGCCAATCATCAATCGACGATCGAATCGGCCGTCGCCTATGCGGTCGGACGTGACTTGTCGCTCGTGATCTATGGTGGCTATGACGCAGTTGAGTGCGCCGACCTGCTGAAGCGATACGAAGTTCCTGTGATCGTTGCGGGTACCTATCGATTACCGCTGCACCGTCATGATGCTTTCGACGCCGCTTACACATTGCCCGCGAGGCTTCGAAAGGCGGGTATTCGGTTCGCCATTGCCGGTGAGGGCCTCGGTTACCCCGGTGGATCGTCGAATGCCAGAAATCTGCCCTACCATGCCGCCAATGCGGTTGCATACGGACTGTCCCGCGACGATGCGGTTGCCGCCATGACCATGTCGGCGGCCGACATTTTGGGAATCGGCGATCGAGTAGGTTCGGTCACGGCCGGAAAGGATGCAACGTTAATCGTTTGCGACGGAGACATTTTGGAAACGGAAACGAACGTGATCGATGCGTTCATTCAAGGCCGCCGGGTCGACCTGACCAGTCGACACACGATGCTGTTCGAGAAATACAAAAAGAAGTACTCGCGGCAATCGCGTTGA
- a CDS encoding RimK family alpha-L-glutamate ligase, whose protein sequence is MKLGILSTAPRCYSTRRLVAAAKDRGHKVSVVNTLKCSIDLQSGKPDLYYRGKPLAEFDAMVPRIGASITYFGTAVVRQLEQMNVFVTNSSAGISNSRDKLRSMQILSRHHIGMPRTTFVRDRGDVIPSIERIGGAPVIIKLLEGTQGVGVILADSIKIAEAIIETLQTAKQNVLVQGFVAESKGRDVRAFVIGDRVIGAMRRVAQGDEFRSNVHRGGQVEAIELDDQYRETALRAAQIMGLRVAGVDMLEGKDGPQVMEVNSSPGLEGIERATQTDIAGAIVDYCAAHVDFPEMDIRQRLTVSRGYGVCELFVPEGSHFVGMTIADAAFTEKDINVLTLYRGKTVIPNPKRSRLLEPGDRLLCFGKQESMKEMVPKKTQKQRAPKVKTLDTSMIDEASA, encoded by the coding sequence ATCAAGCTAGGAATCCTTTCAACCGCTCCGCGTTGCTACAGCACCCGGCGACTCGTCGCGGCCGCGAAAGATCGCGGGCACAAAGTCTCGGTTGTCAATACGCTTAAGTGCTCGATCGATTTACAGTCCGGCAAGCCAGACTTGTATTACCGCGGCAAGCCGTTGGCGGAATTTGACGCGATGGTGCCTCGGATCGGTGCCAGCATCACCTACTTTGGTACAGCCGTCGTTCGTCAGCTGGAACAGATGAACGTCTTTGTCACCAACAGTTCCGCAGGAATTTCGAACAGCCGCGACAAACTTCGCAGCATGCAAATCCTCAGCCGCCACCACATCGGCATGCCACGGACCACCTTTGTCCGTGATCGCGGCGATGTGATTCCATCGATCGAGCGGATCGGCGGAGCGCCGGTCATCATCAAGCTGCTTGAAGGCACCCAGGGTGTCGGCGTGATTCTAGCGGACTCGATCAAAATCGCCGAAGCGATCATTGAAACGCTGCAAACGGCAAAGCAAAACGTTTTGGTGCAAGGTTTCGTCGCCGAGAGCAAGGGACGTGATGTCCGTGCGTTCGTGATCGGGGACCGCGTCATCGGTGCGATGCGACGGGTGGCCCAAGGTGACGAGTTTCGCAGCAACGTTCACCGCGGTGGCCAGGTGGAAGCGATCGAATTGGATGACCAGTATCGCGAGACCGCCCTGCGGGCCGCACAGATCATGGGGCTACGCGTCGCCGGTGTCGACATGCTGGAAGGAAAGGACGGGCCGCAAGTCATGGAAGTCAACAGCTCACCCGGGTTAGAAGGCATCGAACGGGCGACGCAAACGGACATCGCCGGAGCGATCGTGGACTACTGTGCCGCTCACGTCGACTTCCCCGAAATGGACATCCGCCAACGGTTGACCGTCAGCCGCGGCTATGGGGTCTGCGAACTGTTCGTTCCCGAAGGCTCGCATTTCGTCGGCATGACGATCGCCGATGCTGCGTTCACCGAGAAAGACATCAACGTGTTGACTCTCTATCGGGGCAAGACCGTGATCCCTAACCCGAAGCGTTCACGACTGCTTGAACCGGGTGACCGATTGCTATGTTTCGGCAAACAAGAATCGATGAAAGAGATGGTCCCCAAAAAGACACAAAAGCAACGAGCACCCAAGGTCAAGACTTTGGACACATCGATGATCGACGAAGCGTCCGCCTAA
- a CDS encoding carbon-nitrogen hydrolase family protein, whose amino-acid sequence MEPLNLSEFEWKIVVRPLTMDDFDALSAMAERCFPGLETWNRDQIESQLKVFPEGQICIEIDGKLAASSSSLIMEYDAGLEWHNWKAISDSGYIRNHKPKGDTLYGIEMMVDPEFRGMKLSRRMYDARKDLCRRKNLSQIIIGGRIPGYHKHADKMSAREYIDSVLEKHNYDPVLTAQLSNGFIVRGLTPNYLPADGESCGYATYSAWTNLEYVAGAKRRFHHVIEPIRICVVQYQLRTIRKFEEFHQQCEFFMDTASDYKCDFVLFPELFTTQLLSLPSVDASRPGQAARQLAAFTPQYLDIFTEMAVKYNINVIGGSQFVVENDTLYNVAYLFRRDGSIGKQYKIHITPSERKWWGVSPGKKVEVFDTDCGPIAIQICYDIEFPELTRIATQKGAQIVFVPFNTDTRHGYLRVRYCAQARCIENHLYVAISGCTGNLPFVENSDIHYAQSGIFTPADAEFARDAIADECNPNVETLIIHDLDFEQLRRHRDQGSVQNWNDRKTDMYRVVYQEDEKTFEV is encoded by the coding sequence GTGGAACCATTGAATCTTTCGGAATTTGAATGGAAAATCGTCGTCCGACCTCTGACGATGGACGATTTCGATGCGCTGTCGGCAATGGCTGAGCGGTGCTTTCCCGGTTTAGAAACGTGGAATCGCGACCAGATCGAGAGCCAACTGAAGGTCTTTCCCGAAGGCCAAATTTGCATCGAAATTGACGGTAAGTTGGCCGCTTCGTCGTCCAGCCTGATCATGGAATATGACGCAGGATTGGAGTGGCACAATTGGAAAGCAATTTCCGATTCTGGATATATCCGCAATCACAAACCCAAGGGCGACACGCTTTACGGGATCGAAATGATGGTCGATCCAGAATTTCGTGGGATGAAACTTTCACGTCGAATGTATGACGCCCGCAAAGACCTTTGCCGGCGAAAGAATCTTTCCCAGATCATCATCGGCGGACGGATCCCCGGATACCACAAGCACGCCGATAAGATGTCGGCGCGTGAGTACATCGATAGCGTTTTGGAAAAACACAATTACGACCCCGTGCTGACCGCGCAGCTTTCCAACGGGTTTATCGTCCGTGGTCTAACGCCCAACTACTTGCCGGCCGACGGCGAATCGTGTGGTTACGCGACCTACTCGGCATGGACAAATTTGGAATACGTCGCCGGTGCGAAACGTCGCTTCCATCACGTCATCGAACCGATCCGCATTTGCGTGGTTCAGTACCAATTGCGAACCATTCGAAAGTTCGAAGAATTTCATCAACAGTGCGAATTCTTCATGGACACGGCGTCGGACTATAAGTGCGACTTTGTGTTGTTCCCGGAATTGTTCACGACCCAACTGTTGTCGTTGCCCAGCGTCGATGCTTCGCGACCGGGACAGGCTGCGCGTCAACTTGCTGCGTTCACCCCACAGTACCTGGACATCTTCACCGAGATGGCGGTCAAGTACAACATCAACGTGATCGGTGGGTCCCAGTTCGTTGTCGAGAACGACACGCTGTACAACGTCGCCTATTTGTTCCGACGCGACGGATCGATCGGCAAGCAGTACAAAATCCACATCACTCCGAGCGAGCGTAAGTGGTGGGGTGTTAGCCCCGGTAAGAAAGTCGAAGTGTTTGACACCGATTGCGGTCCGATCGCGATCCAAATTTGCTACGACATCGAGTTCCCCGAACTGACACGAATCGCGACTCAAAAAGGCGCCCAAATCGTCTTCGTTCCGTTCAACACGGACACTCGCCACGGTTACCTTCGCGTTCGTTACTGCGCCCAGGCACGTTGTATCGAGAACCACCTGTACGTCGCCATATCTGGATGCACGGGGAACCTGCCGTTCGTCGAAAACTCGGATATTCACTACGCTCAGTCGGGCATTTTCACTCCGGCCGATGCCGAATTTGCTCGCGACGCGATCGCGGACGAATGCAACCCGAACGTCGAAACGTTGATCATCCACGACTTGGATTTCGAACAATTGCGACGGCACCGCGATCAAGGATCCGTGCAAAACTGGAACGACCGTAAAACCGATATGTATCGGGTGGTCTATCAAGAGGACGAAAAGACCTTCGAGGTGTAA
- a CDS encoding MFS transporter, producing MDFLATTGRRKVLFGLLYLSEGAPIGFIWLGLPTRLRAMEVPLDRITWLMAMLILPWTLKFLWAPLVDLFRGPKWGLKHSIIASQVVMGATLLPLFWLDLRIDFAIVSMWLLAHAFAAATQDVAIDSLCIQQSMLAERGSLNGAMQCGVLTGRAIMGGGSLMLERWIGFNGVVAVLIGLVSFSLIVLAFAKEKQLAATAGVAESIGQRMLQLMRQLRRGARKPIIWFGFAFALTVPAAFKSAEAILGPFLVDRGYSEFDVGRFTSTAIIGGMIVGSVLAGRFSHRWADRRLLTGAVIANLLAIAAVAIADLSSDRSGGIALLVALTVVSITIGCFTVAMYNWLMNLTDPLMAATQFTAFMAASNVCEAWSTTLIGRLQIAWGYPAAMLCLCAISATAAIVIALKLPPSPE from the coding sequence ATGGATTTCCTCGCCACGACCGGTCGCCGCAAAGTTCTTTTCGGTTTGCTTTACTTGAGCGAGGGCGCGCCGATCGGGTTCATTTGGCTGGGGCTGCCAACCCGCTTGCGGGCGATGGAAGTGCCGCTGGACCGGATCACGTGGCTGATGGCAATGTTGATTTTGCCTTGGACGCTGAAGTTTCTTTGGGCACCGTTGGTCGATTTGTTTCGCGGGCCAAAATGGGGATTGAAGCATTCGATCATCGCTTCGCAAGTCGTGATGGGGGCGACGCTCTTGCCGTTGTTTTGGTTGGATTTGCGAATCGATTTTGCGATCGTTTCGATGTGGTTGTTGGCGCACGCGTTCGCCGCTGCGACACAGGACGTGGCGATCGACTCGCTTTGTATCCAGCAATCTATGCTGGCTGAACGTGGTTCACTTAACGGTGCGATGCAATGCGGCGTCTTGACCGGTCGGGCCATCATGGGCGGCGGTTCGTTGATGCTAGAGCGGTGGATCGGATTCAACGGAGTAGTCGCCGTCCTGATCGGTTTGGTCAGCTTTTCATTGATCGTGTTGGCGTTCGCGAAGGAAAAACAGCTCGCAGCGACCGCCGGCGTTGCGGAATCGATTGGCCAACGGATGCTTCAATTGATGAGGCAACTTCGTCGTGGCGCGAGAAAGCCGATCATTTGGTTTGGCTTTGCGTTCGCGTTGACGGTCCCAGCCGCATTCAAATCGGCCGAAGCGATTCTAGGACCGTTCTTGGTCGACCGTGGGTATTCCGAGTTTGATGTTGGGCGTTTCACATCGACGGCGATTATCGGCGGCATGATTGTCGGCTCCGTCTTGGCGGGCCGATTTTCGCACCGTTGGGCGGACCGTCGACTTTTGACGGGTGCGGTGATCGCGAATCTGTTGGCAATTGCCGCCGTCGCGATCGCGGATCTATCGAGCGATCGATCCGGTGGCATCGCCCTGTTGGTTGCGTTGACGGTCGTTTCCATCACGATCGGTTGCTTTACCGTTGCGATGTACAATTGGTTGATGAATCTGACAGACCCGCTGATGGCGGCGACTCAGTTTACTGCGTTTATGGCTGCATCAAACGTTTGTGAAGCGTGGTCGACAACATTGATCGGCCGACTGCAAATCGCCTGGGGTTACCCCGCGGCGATGTTGTGCCTTTGCGCTATTTCGGCGACGGCAGCCATTGTCATCGCGTTGAAGTTGCCGCCCTCGCCCGAGTGA